A window of Rhodococcus sp. SGAir0479 contains these coding sequences:
- a CDS encoding class II 3-deoxy-7-phosphoheptulonate synthase — MNWTVDVPIDRLPELPPLPAAMREQLDAALARPAAQQPQWPADQAAAMRTVLESVPPITVAGEVEALSEKLAEVARGEAFLLQGGDCAETFADNTEPHIKGNIRTLLQMAVVLTYGASLPVVKVARIAGQYAKPRSSNTDALGLPSYRGDMVNSLVADEAVRIHDPSRLVRAYANASAAMNLVRALTGSGMADLHKVHDWNREFVSSSPAGARYEALAAEIDRGLRFMNACRVSDPNLQSAQIYASHEALVLDYERAMLRLDNTDDHPKLYDLSAHFLWIGDRTRQLDGAHVAFAELVANPIGLKIGPSTTPEQAVEYVERLDPTNKPGRLTLISRMGNGKVRDLLPPIIEKVQATGHQVIWQCDPMHGNTHEATTGYKTRHFDRIVDEVQGFFEVHNGLGTHPGGIHVELTGENVTECLGGAQDISDVDLSGRYETACDPRLNTQQSLELAFLVAEMLRD, encoded by the coding sequence GTGAACTGGACTGTCGACGTTCCGATCGACCGCTTGCCCGAACTGCCGCCGCTGCCTGCCGCCATGCGCGAGCAGCTCGACGCCGCGCTCGCCAGGCCGGCCGCGCAGCAGCCGCAATGGCCCGCCGACCAGGCCGCCGCCATGCGCACCGTCCTCGAGAGCGTGCCCCCCATCACGGTGGCCGGCGAGGTCGAGGCGCTGTCGGAGAAGCTGGCCGAGGTCGCCCGCGGTGAGGCCTTCCTGCTGCAGGGCGGCGACTGCGCGGAGACCTTCGCGGACAACACCGAGCCGCACATCAAGGGCAACATCCGCACGCTGCTGCAGATGGCCGTCGTGCTCACCTACGGCGCGAGCCTGCCGGTGGTCAAGGTCGCGCGCATCGCCGGCCAGTACGCCAAGCCGCGCTCGTCGAACACCGACGCGCTCGGGTTGCCGTCCTACCGCGGCGACATGGTCAATTCGCTGGTCGCCGACGAGGCCGTCCGCATCCACGATCCCTCGCGCCTGGTACGCGCGTACGCGAACGCCAGCGCGGCGATGAACCTGGTGCGGGCGCTCACCGGCTCGGGGATGGCGGACCTGCACAAGGTGCACGACTGGAACCGCGAGTTCGTGTCGTCGTCGCCGGCCGGTGCCCGCTACGAGGCGCTCGCCGCCGAGATCGACCGCGGGCTGCGTTTCATGAACGCGTGCCGGGTGAGCGACCCGAACTTGCAGTCGGCGCAGATCTACGCGAGCCACGAGGCGCTGGTGCTCGACTACGAGCGCGCGATGCTGCGCCTGGACAACACCGACGACCACCCCAAGCTGTACGACCTGTCCGCGCACTTCCTGTGGATCGGCGACCGCACCCGACAGCTCGACGGCGCGCACGTCGCCTTCGCCGAGCTGGTCGCCAACCCGATCGGCCTCAAGATCGGCCCGTCGACCACGCCGGAGCAGGCCGTCGAGTACGTCGAGCGCCTCGACCCGACGAACAAGCCGGGCCGTCTGACGCTGATCTCCCGCATGGGTAACGGCAAGGTGCGTGACCTGCTGCCGCCGATCATCGAGAAGGTGCAGGCCACCGGTCACCAGGTGATCTGGCAGTGCGACCCGATGCACGGCAACACCCACGAGGCCACCACGGGCTACAAGACCCGTCACTTCGACCGCATCGTCGACGAGGTCCAGGGGTTCTTCGAGGTGCACAACGGCCTCGGCACGCACCCGGGCGGCATCCACGTCGAGCTCACCGGTGAGAACGTCACCGAGTGCCTCGGCGGCGCGCAGGACATCTCGGACGTCGACCTGTCCGGTCGCTACGAGACCGCGTGCGATCCGCGCCTGAACACCCAGCAGTCGCTGGAACTGGCGTTCCTGGTCGCGGAGATGCTGCGGGACTAG
- a CDS encoding Rv2175c family DNA-binding protein, which yields MSAIPYCDDVLDRSIPLLQLADVSKGMGLAVTRVHQLLRDHHLIAVRRDGVLGIPEAFFGDDGQPVRLLPGLIVVLRDGGYEDEEILRWLFAEDDTLPGTPIDAMHGDLAREVVRRAQSMAF from the coding sequence GTGAGTGCTATCCCTTACTGCGATGACGTGTTGGACCGGTCGATTCCGCTGCTGCAGCTGGCGGACGTGTCGAAGGGGATGGGTCTCGCGGTCACCCGCGTGCACCAGCTGCTGCGCGACCACCACCTGATCGCGGTCCGGCGCGACGGGGTGCTGGGCATCCCCGAGGCGTTCTTCGGCGACGACGGCCAGCCCGTGCGTCTGCTCCCGGGGCTGATCGTCGTGCTGCGCGACGGCGGCTACGAGGACGAGGAGATCCTGCGGTGGCTGTTCGCCGAGGACGACACGCTCCCGGGCACCCCGATCGACGCGATGCACGGGGACCTGGCGCGCGAGGTGGTCCGCCGCGCCCAGTCCATGGCCTTCTGA
- a CDS encoding glycosyltransferase 87 family protein, with protein MRTPTPDSTDRAPVAGATAATQPSWWRSPLGIVTQVLIAVAAACGAAYHLFGFPGLRDVGFYYRIDLDVYRLGGAVFADGGPLYGAMPPTASGIGLPFTYPPLAAVVFSPMSAIPLEAAGVVLTTLSLLALFATLVLTLASVGVAPRTTLLWGALAAAVAALALEPVYSTLNYGQVNILLMAVVAADCLPKKTPWPRGVLIGFVAALKLTPAAFVLFFLIRKDFRAAVTTAVSFAAFGAIGFVLTRADSWQYWTETLFDSGRIGTPAYPANQSITGVLARLGADESLRSVLWLGASAVALVLAAVAMHRAFAAGATALALCVNALLGLLVSPVSWSHHWVWVAPLLLLVGVEAYRRRSLALGVGVLASCAVFLIAPHWRLGPGRWEGTGWPVWDQFLASTYVWWAVAVIVAVAVGAGPRVLRRSAGAPQRVPSVA; from the coding sequence GTGCGCACCCCCACCCCCGACTCCACCGACCGGGCTCCCGTCGCCGGCGCCACTGCCGCGACCCAGCCCTCCTGGTGGCGCTCGCCGCTGGGCATCGTCACGCAGGTACTGATCGCGGTGGCCGCGGCGTGCGGCGCGGCGTACCACCTGTTCGGGTTCCCCGGCCTGCGCGACGTGGGCTTCTACTACCGGATCGACCTGGACGTCTACCGCCTCGGCGGGGCGGTGTTCGCCGACGGCGGACCGTTGTACGGGGCCATGCCCCCGACGGCGTCGGGCATCGGGCTGCCGTTCACGTATCCCCCGCTGGCGGCAGTGGTGTTCAGCCCGATGTCGGCGATCCCGCTCGAGGCGGCCGGTGTCGTGCTGACGACGCTGTCGTTGCTCGCGTTGTTCGCCACGCTCGTGCTCACCCTCGCGTCCGTCGGGGTGGCTCCGCGCACGACCCTGTTGTGGGGGGCGCTGGCCGCCGCGGTGGCCGCGCTCGCGCTGGAGCCGGTGTACTCGACGCTGAACTACGGGCAGGTGAACATCCTGCTGATGGCCGTCGTGGCGGCCGACTGTCTGCCGAAGAAGACGCCGTGGCCGCGCGGCGTGCTGATCGGCTTCGTGGCCGCACTCAAGCTCACTCCGGCGGCGTTCGTCCTGTTCTTCCTGATTCGCAAGGACTTCCGGGCCGCGGTCACGACGGCCGTCAGCTTCGCGGCGTTCGGCGCGATCGGGTTCGTGCTCACCCGTGCCGATTCGTGGCAGTACTGGACCGAGACGTTGTTCGACTCCGGGCGCATCGGGACCCCGGCGTATCCGGCGAACCAGAGCATCACCGGCGTGCTCGCCCGCCTCGGCGCGGACGAGTCGCTGCGCAGCGTCCTGTGGCTCGGGGCGAGCGCCGTCGCCCTGGTGCTCGCGGCCGTCGCGATGCACCGCGCCTTCGCCGCCGGTGCCACCGCGCTGGCGCTGTGCGTCAACGCGCTGCTCGGGCTGCTCGTCTCCCCCGTCTCCTGGTCACACCACTGGGTCTGGGTCGCCCCGCTGCTGCTGCTCGTCGGGGTCGAGGCCTACCGCCGACGCAGCCTCGCGCTCGGCGTCGGGGTGCTCGCCAGTTGCGCGGTGTTCCTGATCGCCCCGCACTGGCGGCTGGGACCCGGCCGCTGGGAGGGCACCGGATGGCCCGTCTGGGACCAGTTCCTCGCCTCCACCTACGTGTGGTGGGCC
- a CDS encoding polyadenylate-specific 3'-exoribonuclease AS — protein sequence MRYFYDCEFIEDGRTIELVSIGVVCEDGREFYAVSTEFDPERAGKWVRRNVLPKLPPPSSPLWKSRARIRDDLLKFLVPRPGIEPELWAWVAAYDHVVLCQLWGAMTELPSTMPRYTRELRQHWEYHGCPPLPQVPDDAHDALADARHNLAKFEAIEAFRAVR from the coding sequence GTGCGCTACTTCTACGACTGTGAGTTCATCGAGGATGGTCGCACAATCGAGCTCGTCTCGATCGGTGTGGTTTGCGAGGACGGACGCGAGTTCTACGCCGTCTCCACCGAGTTCGACCCCGAGCGTGCCGGCAAGTGGGTGCGGCGGAACGTCCTGCCCAAGCTGCCGCCGCCGTCGTCCCCGCTGTGGAAGAGCCGTGCGCGCATCCGGGACGACCTGCTGAAGTTCCTCGTCCCGCGGCCCGGAATCGAACCCGAGCTGTGGGCGTGGGTGGCCGCCTACGACCACGTGGTGCTGTGCCAGCTGTGGGGCGCGATGACCGAGCTGCCGTCGACGATGCCGCGCTACACCCGCGAGCTGCGCCAGCACTGGGAGTACCACGGGTGCCCGCCGCTGCCGCAGGTTCCGGACGACGCCCACGACGCGCTGGCCGACGCCCGGCACAATCTCGCGAAGTTCGAGGCGATCGAGGCCTTCCGCGCCGTCCGGTGA
- a CDS encoding alpha-(1->6)-mannopyranosyltransferase A gives MSAPSRSLNATAATADRRSRLRSSADYLRTPAGHASVLGFLGAVMITFGGFGAGSVRKHDPLLEEMRLSWLRFGHGYALSMIIVWAGVLSMILAWVRLGRATIRGEVGLRALAWTVPLWTAPLLLAVPMFSRDAYSYLAQGALLRDGFDPYAVGPVVNPGILLDNVSNVWTTTTAPYGPISLLIGQGVTSITGDNVVAGTMLLRLAFLPGLGLMLWALPRLARQLGGQPTVAVWVAVLNPLVLIHLIGGVHNELLMVGLMVAGVTLALDRRHVLAIAVIAVGVAVKAMAGIALPFIVWIWIIHERQRAEAEGREPAAPLASFVRAAGTGVAVFVAIFTAASAVAGVGLGWLTALSGSAKIINWLSLPTIMAHVVTVGTGWFTGLRLTPVLEVTRSICALALMGLLLWIWWRFRKTERDAVLGILAALVAIVILSPAALPWYYSWPLAIAAGFAMSPRTLQVVVGLSTWLMLVFQPDGSIGLYTFFHVALATFAAVVAALSLRTVDPLRLRTVSDKSTEPAPVPLGSLRGPDPAEQLARTAADSRSSSL, from the coding sequence ATGTCGGCCCCTTCCCGATCCCTGAACGCCACCGCCGCCACCGCCGACCGACGGTCCCGGCTGCGTTCGAGCGCCGACTACCTGCGCACGCCCGCCGGGCATGCGAGCGTGCTCGGGTTCCTCGGAGCGGTGATGATCACCTTCGGTGGTTTCGGCGCCGGCAGTGTCCGCAAGCACGATCCACTGCTCGAGGAGATGCGGCTGTCGTGGCTGCGCTTCGGGCACGGCTACGCGCTCTCGATGATCATCGTCTGGGCCGGTGTGCTGTCGATGATCCTGGCGTGGGTGCGGCTGGGCCGGGCGACCATCCGCGGGGAGGTGGGTCTGCGGGCCCTGGCGTGGACGGTTCCGCTGTGGACGGCGCCGTTGCTGCTGGCGGTCCCGATGTTCAGTCGCGATGCGTACTCGTACCTCGCGCAGGGTGCGCTGCTGCGCGACGGCTTCGACCCCTACGCGGTCGGTCCGGTCGTCAACCCCGGCATCCTGCTCGACAACGTCAGCAACGTGTGGACCACCACGACGGCCCCGTACGGCCCGATCTCGCTCCTGATCGGTCAGGGCGTCACGAGCATCACCGGGGACAACGTCGTCGCGGGCACCATGCTGTTGCGGCTGGCGTTCCTGCCCGGTCTGGGCCTGATGCTGTGGGCGCTGCCCCGCCTGGCCCGCCAGCTCGGCGGTCAGCCGACGGTCGCGGTGTGGGTCGCGGTGCTCAACCCGCTGGTGCTCATCCATCTCATCGGCGGCGTCCACAACGAACTGCTCATGGTCGGGCTGATGGTCGCCGGTGTGACGCTGGCCCTGGACCGGCGGCACGTCCTCGCGATCGCCGTGATCGCTGTCGGAGTCGCGGTCAAGGCGATGGCCGGCATCGCGTTGCCGTTCATCGTCTGGATCTGGATCATCCACGAACGTCAGCGCGCGGAGGCCGAGGGCCGGGAGCCGGCGGCGCCGCTGGCGTCGTTCGTGCGGGCCGCCGGTACCGGTGTCGCGGTGTTCGTGGCGATCTTCACCGCCGCCTCGGCCGTCGCCGGGGTCGGGCTGGGCTGGCTCACCGCCCTGTCCGGCTCCGCGAAGATCATCAACTGGCTCTCGCTGCCGACGATCATGGCGCACGTCGTCACGGTGGGAACCGGGTGGTTCACGGGGCTCCGGCTGACACCGGTGCTCGAGGTGACCCGGTCGATCTGCGCGCTCGCGCTGATGGGCCTCCTGCTGTGGATCTGGTGGCGTTTCCGCAAGACGGAGCGGGACGCGGTCCTGGGTATCCTCGCGGCCCTCGTGGCCATCGTGATCCTGTCCCCGGCCGCCCTGCCCTGGTACTACTCGTGGCCGCTCGCGATCGCCGCCGGATTCGCGATGTCGCCCCGAACGCTGCAGGTGGTCGTCGGCCTGTCCACCTGGCTGATGCTCGTCTTCCAGCCGGACGGCTCGATCGGCCTCTACACGTTCTTCCACGTCGCGCTCGCGACCTTCGCCGCCGTCGTGGCCGCGTTGTCGCTGCGGACCGTCGACCCGCTGCGTCTGCGGACGGTCTCGGACAAGTCCACCGAACCTGCGCCGGTTCCCCTCGGATCGCTTCGGGGACCGGACCCGGCGGAGCAACTGGCGCGGACGGCGGCCGACTCCCGGTCCTCGTCCCTCTGA
- the pknB gene encoding Stk1 family PASTA domain-containing Ser/Thr kinase translates to MNPGRLIGVVLDRRYRIDAPIARGGMSTVYRGMDLRLDRPVAIKVMDPQFAADPQFLARFEFEARAVARLNHPGLVGVHDQGSDGEHAFLVMELVEGGTLRELLRERGPMPPHAAAAVTRPVLEALAVAHRAGLVHRDIKPENVLISHAGDVKIADFGLVRAIAASNTTSRSVILGTAQYLSPEQVTTGTADARSDVYAAGVMLFEMLTGTTPFTGDTSLSIAYQRIDNDVPAPSTLIDGVPPEFDDLVVRATERVPDERFADAGAMAAQLRAVSAQLQLPPYRVPAPRRAAQQAAAPTAVTARNPEAPTADRGPDPTTVLPAPASDTGVQHTKVVTTVTPRPPEEDAEPPVESPVGRPFGDAAARGRRSRRTVLVWLLVVLLVAAAVGVGGWWLGSGRYAAIPAVDGQSPAAATTSIEAAGLTAETTGRYSDTVAVDALVGTDPPSGSKVPRGSTVQVLVSLGRPTVPEVTGRGDVAAVEASLRERTFVPVDGGEAFSARVPVGAIAALEPAPGTMLAVGSQIRLIRSKGAPPVDVPDVSGLSEDAARKALDGVGITVRDVQQVFDGDVDAGDAVGTDPAVGTTVKAGASVVLKVSNAVKVPSMLGRSVAAAKSELDRLGLRYEVRQIVSSDRSLIISQSPGAGGRVAPGGTVTLTSLL, encoded by the coding sequence TTGAATCCCGGACGGTTGATCGGTGTGGTGCTGGATCGGCGCTATCGCATCGATGCACCCATCGCGCGGGGCGGTATGTCCACCGTCTACCGCGGCATGGACCTGCGGCTGGACCGTCCGGTCGCGATCAAGGTGATGGACCCGCAGTTCGCGGCGGATCCGCAGTTCCTCGCGCGCTTCGAGTTCGAGGCCCGCGCGGTGGCCCGGCTCAACCATCCGGGCCTGGTGGGAGTGCACGACCAGGGCAGCGATGGTGAGCACGCCTTCCTGGTGATGGAACTCGTCGAGGGTGGGACCCTGCGCGAGTTGCTGCGCGAGCGCGGGCCCATGCCCCCGCACGCGGCCGCCGCGGTGACCCGCCCGGTCCTCGAGGCGCTGGCCGTCGCACACCGCGCCGGACTGGTGCACCGCGACATCAAGCCCGAGAATGTCCTCATCTCGCACGCCGGTGACGTCAAGATCGCCGACTTCGGGCTGGTGCGCGCCATCGCCGCCTCCAACACCACGTCCCGCAGCGTCATCCTGGGCACCGCCCAGTACCTGTCGCCGGAACAGGTCACGACCGGGACGGCCGATGCCCGCAGCGACGTGTACGCGGCGGGAGTGATGCTGTTCGAGATGCTCACCGGCACCACCCCGTTCACGGGCGACACCTCGTTGTCGATCGCGTACCAGCGCATCGACAACGACGTGCCGGCGCCGAGCACGCTGATCGACGGCGTACCGCCGGAGTTCGACGACCTCGTCGTCCGGGCCACCGAACGCGTTCCCGACGAACGGTTCGCGGACGCGGGTGCGATGGCGGCGCAACTGCGGGCCGTCAGCGCGCAGCTGCAGTTGCCGCCGTACCGGGTGCCCGCGCCGCGCCGCGCCGCCCAGCAGGCCGCCGCACCGACGGCCGTGACCGCCCGGAATCCGGAGGCGCCCACCGCCGACCGCGGTCCCGACCCGACGACGGTGCTGCCGGCGCCTGCGTCCGACACCGGCGTGCAGCACACCAAGGTGGTCACCACCGTCACCCCCCGGCCACCCGAGGAGGACGCGGAACCGCCCGTCGAGAGCCCCGTCGGCCGTCCGTTCGGCGACGCGGCGGCACGCGGGCGACGATCCCGTCGTACGGTGCTGGTGTGGCTGCTGGTGGTGCTGCTCGTCGCGGCCGCGGTCGGCGTCGGCGGGTGGTGGCTCGGCTCGGGCCGGTACGCCGCCATCCCGGCGGTCGACGGTCAGAGCCCGGCCGCCGCGACCACCAGCATCGAGGCGGCCGGCCTGACCGCGGAGACGACGGGCCGGTACTCCGACACCGTGGCCGTCGACGCGCTGGTCGGCACCGACCCGCCGAGCGGGTCGAAGGTGCCACGCGGGTCGACGGTGCAGGTCCTGGTCTCGCTCGGCCGGCCCACGGTCCCCGAGGTGACCGGGCGCGGCGACGTCGCGGCCGTCGAGGCCAGCCTGCGGGAGCGTACGTTCGTGCCGGTCGACGGCGGCGAGGCGTTCAGCGCGCGCGTCCCGGTCGGGGCGATCGCCGCGCTCGAGCCCGCCCCCGGCACGATGCTGGCGGTCGGATCTCAGATCCGGCTGATCCGCAGCAAGGGCGCCCCGCCGGTGGACGTCCCGGACGTGTCGGGCCTGTCGGAGGACGCCGCGCGCAAGGCCCTCGACGGGGTGGGCATCACGGTGCGCGACGTCCAGCAGGTCTTCGACGGCGACGTCGACGCCGGCGACGCGGTCGGGACCGATCCCGCGGTGGGGACCACCGTCAAGGCCGGTGCCAGTGTGGTGCTGAAGGTGTCGAACGCGGTGAAGGTACCGTCGATGCTGGGCCGCTCGGTCGCCGCCGCCAAGTCCGAACTCGACCGCCTGGGCCTGCGGTACGAGGTGCGCCAGATCGTCAGCTCGGACCGGTCGTTGATCATCTCGCAGAGTCCCGGAGCCGGCGGCCGCGTCGCGCCCGGTGGCACGGTCACGCTCACCTCGCTGCTCTGA
- a CDS encoding phytoene/squalene synthase family protein, with protein sequence MTRSAPQDLTPSYRRCRELAARHGRTYFLATRLLPAERRPAVHALYGFARVVDDIVDTDTDTAEGGAVDRAAALDVVEQQLAAALAGRAVDDSYAGPVLPALADTIRRYDIPVEYFRAFLESMRMDVPGTPGYRATYPDLATLRHYMYGSAAVIGLQMLPVLGTSVPTGDAAPCAAALGEAFQLTNFLRDVGEDLDRGRVYLPADELAAFGVDADLLRYGRRTGTVDPRVRRALAHLVALTRSVYRRAEPGLDMLAPRARPGIRVAFVLYGDILDEIERYDFRILDRRATVPRRRRLAVALPLLGKSLLPGTR encoded by the coding sequence GTGACCCGATCCGCCCCCCAGGACCTCACCCCGTCGTACCGACGTTGCCGCGAACTCGCGGCCCGCCACGGCCGCACCTACTTCCTGGCCACCCGGTTGCTGCCCGCCGAGCGACGCCCGGCGGTGCACGCGCTGTACGGCTTCGCACGCGTCGTGGACGACATCGTCGACACCGACACCGATACCGCAGAGGGCGGCGCGGTCGATCGGGCGGCGGCGCTCGACGTGGTCGAGCAGCAGCTCGCCGCGGCGCTCGCGGGCCGCGCCGTCGACGATTCCTACGCGGGTCCGGTGCTGCCCGCCCTCGCGGACACGATCCGCCGCTACGACATTCCCGTCGAGTACTTCCGCGCGTTTCTCGAGTCGATGCGCATGGACGTGCCCGGGACTCCCGGCTACCGCGCGACCTATCCCGACCTGGCGACGCTGCGCCACTACATGTACGGCTCGGCCGCGGTCATCGGCCTGCAGATGTTGCCGGTCCTCGGCACCAGCGTCCCCACCGGCGACGCGGCACCGTGTGCGGCGGCGCTGGGCGAGGCGTTCCAGCTGACCAACTTCCTGCGGGACGTCGGCGAGGATCTCGACCGTGGCCGGGTCTATCTGCCCGCCGACGAGCTGGCCGCGTTCGGGGTGGACGCCGACCTGCTGCGGTACGGCCGCCGGACCGGCACCGTGGACCCGCGTGTGCGCCGGGCCCTCGCGCACCTCGTCGCGCTCACCCGGTCGGTGTACCGGCGGGCCGAACCTGGACTCGACATGCTCGCGCCCCGGGCCCGCCCCGGCATCCGCGTCGCCTTCGTCCTGTACGGGGACATCCTCGACGAGATCGAGAGGTACGACTTCCGAATCCTCGACCGGCGCGCGACCGTGCCGCGGCGCCGCCGCCTCGCGGTCGCGCTACCCTTGCTCGGGAAATCCCTGTTGCCCGGCACCCGGTAG